Proteins co-encoded in one Haladaptatus sp. ZSTT2 genomic window:
- the mre11 gene encoding DNA double-strand break repair protein Mre11: MTRVIHTGDTHIGYQQYHAAERREDFLAAFRQVVDDAVAADVDAVIHAGDLFHDRRPDLQDLLGTLSVLRTLDDADIPFLAIVGNHEGKRNGQWLDLYENLGLATRLGSEPYLLGNTAFYGLDFVPQSQRDQLAYDFAPHDAAHAALVTHGLFTPFDFGDWDTEVLLETASIDFDAMLLGDNHKPGKTQVGETWVTYCGSTERASATERDDRGYNIVTFDNGVDITRRGLLTRQFHFIDIELGEGEGIDHVRDRIREYDLDDAVALITITGDGESLSQATVEEFATDRGALVARVTDKREYDAPETVSNVSFADPDEAVRERVRELGLSGAAIELDEVVRASKLANANVRDEVETRVRELLEDDDFAAFSPAQREEPNEASQQPADADDDVTDGETDGDAPEAATTEAAAAASEDADDTDETDDATAESAPESEAGMEATPDAVGDTDTAEESDSAATEETAEDSPDDSPATSDTSGGASQRSMEEYL; encoded by the coding sequence ATGACTCGGGTGATTCACACGGGGGACACCCACATCGGCTATCAGCAGTACCATGCTGCAGAGCGCCGAGAGGATTTCCTCGCTGCCTTTCGACAGGTCGTAGACGACGCGGTGGCGGCGGACGTTGACGCCGTCATCCACGCTGGCGACCTCTTTCACGACCGCAGACCGGATTTACAAGATTTGCTCGGGACGCTCTCTGTCCTGCGAACGCTCGACGACGCCGACATCCCGTTTCTCGCCATCGTCGGCAACCACGAGGGGAAACGCAACGGCCAGTGGCTCGACCTCTATGAGAACCTCGGCCTCGCCACCCGTCTCGGCAGTGAACCATACCTTCTCGGAAACACCGCCTTCTACGGCCTTGACTTCGTCCCGCAGTCACAGCGCGACCAACTCGCGTACGACTTCGCTCCACACGACGCTGCGCACGCCGCACTCGTCACCCACGGCCTGTTCACGCCCTTCGACTTCGGGGATTGGGACACCGAAGTCCTCCTCGAAACGGCGTCAATCGACTTCGACGCGATGTTGCTCGGGGACAACCACAAGCCTGGCAAGACGCAGGTCGGCGAGACGTGGGTCACCTACTGTGGCTCAACCGAGCGCGCGAGTGCCACCGAGCGCGACGACCGCGGCTACAACATCGTCACCTTCGATAATGGCGTAGACATCACTCGTCGAGGACTGCTGACCCGCCAGTTCCACTTTATCGACATCGAACTCGGTGAGGGCGAAGGCATCGACCACGTGCGCGACCGCATCCGCGAATACGACCTCGACGACGCCGTCGCGCTCATCACCATCACCGGCGACGGGGAGTCCCTCTCCCAAGCCACGGTCGAAGAATTCGCAACCGACCGCGGCGCGCTCGTCGCGCGCGTGACCGACAAACGCGAGTACGACGCCCCGGAAACCGTCTCGAACGTCTCGTTTGCAGACCCGGACGAAGCCGTTCGCGAGCGCGTGCGCGAACTCGGCCTGAGCGGGGCCGCCATCGAACTCGACGAGGTGGTTCGCGCGAGCAAACTTGCGAACGCGAACGTGCGAGACGAGGTCGAAACGCGCGTCCGCGAACTGCTCGAAGACGACGACTTCGCGGCATTTTCGCCCGCGCAACGCGAGGAGCCAAACGAAGCGAGCCAGCAACCTGCCGATGCGGACGACGACGTGACCGATGGCGAGACTGACGGAGATGCGCCCGAAGCAGCGACAACGGAAGCAGCCGCTGCCGCGAGCGAAGATGCCGACGACACCGACGAGACGGACGACGCGACCGCTGAATCAGCGCCTGAGTCTGAGGCGGGAATGGAAGCTACACCTGACGCTGTAGGCGACACAGATACAGCCGAAGAGTCGGATTCAGCAGCGACAGAAGAGACAGCCGAAGACTCACCTGATGACTCGCCTGCGACGAGTGACACATCCGGCGGTGCCTCCCAACGTTCCATGGAGGAGTACCTATGA
- the rad50 gene encoding DNA double-strand break repair ATPase Rad50 gives MRFEQIRLENFKCYDDAHLGLEHGVTVIHGVNGSGKSSLLEACFFALYGPSGFDRSLDEFITIGAEEAAVELWFAHAGAEYRIERRIKLRGERAQTTACVLDTPEGTIDGVNDVEAHIRNLLRMDADAFVNCAYVRQGEVNKLINASARERQSMIDDLLQLGKLEEYRERASDARLGVKSVLDDRHGSLTQLDDQIAEKEAKNFHEQLNEAETKLSKTESNISRLETSLETAENTRDEATEILDAYEEKREKLSEIADEISDVRESIRKDESERDALKERIRNLREATDELRDDLNEQVATSDLAEATEEAVESALTELEAKDDDLHDQIREKSVEAQSHTSEAESHEERSAELAAEAKQKREEATETAEAVESDEQTLTERREKVTEIEDQIADVRATFDDAPIDFGEAATFREQLAEERTELASTETDLRARIETLRSKIEEAEQLLAEGKCPECGQPVEGSPHVDSLEDDRETLAELEVELETLIEEKEALETRIETAESLREAERTVTDLESQKENFEQLAKERESTLEERREAVSMLRKDAEELDERAEKKREATTAAEAKATEARQSIAKLNQQRTALREKKTRLSEIQALLADIVDNETQMEQKRDRRSHLKEINEERRERVADLTSRKSELEEAFDEAAIENAKNQKARAEKYLEENTPKLDAFTEQRDSLKGQIGALENAIEELENLRERRDRVADAVSHLESLYDEAEDLQNMYGDLRGELRQRNVETLERMLNEVFDLVYQNDSYSRIELDGDYELTVYQKDGEALAPEQLSGGERAIFNLSLRCAIYRLLSEGIDGAAPMPPLILDEPTVFLDDGHVTQLIELIDSMRTLGVEQIVVVSHDEELVGAADDLVVVEKDSTSNRSHAERETRELPAELL, from the coding sequence ATGAGATTCGAGCAGATTCGCTTGGAGAACTTCAAGTGCTACGACGACGCCCACCTCGGCCTCGAACATGGCGTGACGGTCATCCACGGCGTCAACGGGAGCGGCAAATCCTCGCTGCTCGAAGCGTGCTTCTTCGCACTCTACGGCCCCAGTGGCTTCGACCGCAGCTTAGACGAGTTCATCACCATCGGCGCAGAGGAGGCCGCGGTCGAACTCTGGTTCGCACACGCTGGCGCAGAGTACCGCATCGAGCGCCGTATCAAACTGCGCGGCGAGCGCGCCCAGACGACAGCCTGCGTGCTCGACACTCCCGAGGGAACCATCGACGGCGTAAACGACGTGGAAGCGCACATCCGCAACCTGCTCCGGATGGACGCGGATGCGTTCGTCAACTGCGCCTACGTCCGCCAAGGCGAGGTGAACAAACTCATCAACGCCTCCGCACGCGAACGCCAGTCGATGATAGACGACCTCCTCCAGCTCGGGAAGCTAGAGGAGTACCGCGAACGCGCGAGCGACGCACGTCTTGGGGTCAAAAGCGTCCTCGACGACCGCCACGGGAGTCTCACGCAACTCGACGACCAGATTGCAGAAAAAGAGGCGAAGAACTTCCACGAGCAACTGAACGAGGCCGAGACCAAACTGTCGAAGACCGAATCGAACATCTCGCGACTTGAAACGTCGCTCGAAACAGCAGAGAACACGCGCGATGAGGCCACAGAAATCCTTGACGCGTACGAGGAGAAACGGGAGAAACTCAGCGAGATTGCAGACGAGATATCGGACGTTCGCGAGAGTATTCGAAAAGATGAGAGCGAACGCGACGCGCTAAAAGAACGTATTCGTAATCTCCGAGAGGCCACAGACGAACTTAGAGACGACCTCAACGAACAGGTCGCAACGAGCGACTTAGCAGAAGCGACTGAGGAGGCAGTCGAATCGGCGCTCACCGAACTTGAAGCCAAAGACGACGACTTGCACGACCAGATTCGTGAGAAGAGCGTCGAGGCCCAGTCGCACACGAGCGAGGCAGAATCGCATGAAGAGCGCTCCGCAGAACTGGCGGCTGAAGCAAAACAGAAGCGCGAGGAAGCGACGGAAACCGCTGAAGCCGTTGAATCCGACGAGCAGACGCTCACCGAGCGCCGGGAGAAGGTCACCGAAATCGAAGACCAGATTGCCGACGTGCGAGCGACCTTCGACGACGCCCCAATCGACTTTGGCGAGGCTGCCACGTTCCGCGAGCAGTTAGCCGAGGAACGAACAGAATTGGCCTCGACGGAGACCGACCTGCGCGCCCGAATCGAAACTCTACGCTCGAAAATAGAAGAGGCAGAGCAACTGCTCGCCGAAGGTAAATGTCCAGAGTGTGGTCAGCCAGTCGAGGGCTCACCTCACGTCGATTCACTGGAGGATGACCGCGAGACCCTTGCAGAACTCGAAGTGGAACTCGAAACGCTCATCGAGGAGAAGGAAGCTCTCGAAACGCGAATCGAGACGGCCGAGTCGCTCCGCGAAGCCGAGCGAACGGTTACCGACCTCGAAAGCCAGAAGGAAAACTTCGAGCAACTCGCTAAAGAGCGCGAATCGACGCTCGAAGAACGGAGAGAAGCAGTCTCGATGCTTCGAAAAGACGCAGAAGAGTTGGACGAACGAGCCGAGAAAAAGCGTGAGGCAACGACGGCCGCAGAAGCAAAAGCAACCGAGGCCCGTCAATCCATTGCCAAACTCAATCAACAGCGGACGGCGCTCAGAGAGAAGAAGACCCGGCTCTCTGAGATTCAGGCACTCCTCGCTGACATCGTAGACAACGAGACGCAGATGGAACAGAAGCGCGACCGGCGGTCACATCTGAAAGAGATAAACGAAGAGCGTCGGGAACGAGTAGCCGACCTCACGTCGCGAAAATCCGAACTCGAAGAGGCATTCGACGAGGCAGCCATCGAGAACGCCAAGAACCAGAAAGCTCGCGCCGAGAAGTATCTGGAGGAGAACACACCGAAACTCGATGCCTTTACCGAGCAACGTGATTCGCTCAAAGGGCAGATTGGCGCACTCGAAAACGCCATCGAGGAACTCGAAAACCTCCGCGAACGGCGCGACCGCGTCGCAGACGCCGTCTCGCATTTAGAGTCGCTCTACGACGAGGCAGAAGACCTCCAGAACATGTACGGTGACCTTCGCGGCGAGCTTCGCCAGCGCAACGTCGAGACGTTAGAACGCATGCTAAACGAGGTGTTCGACCTCGTCTACCAGAACGACTCGTACTCGCGCATTGAACTCGACGGCGACTACGAACTCACCGTGTACCAGAAAGACGGCGAGGCACTCGCCCCAGAGCAGCTATCGGGTGGCGAACGCGCCATCTTCAACCTCAGTCTGCGGTGTGCCATCTACCGACTGCTCTCTGAGGGTATCGACGGGGCCGCACCGATGCCGCCGCTCATCCTCGATGAGCCGACGGTGTTCTTAGACGACGGGCACGTCACCCAACTCATCGAACTCATCGACTCGATGCGAACGCTCGGCGTCGAGCAAATCGTGGTCGTCTCGCACGACGAGGAACTGGTCGGGGCGGCAGACGACCTCGTCGTGGTGGAAAAAGATTCGACGAGCAACCGGTCGCACGCGGAGCGAGAAACCCGTGAGTTACCCGCGGAGTTGCTGTAG
- a CDS encoding DUF7346 family protein, whose amino-acid sequence MRTVTDDTGRHLVLISESSDASRVRDPETGEEFYVENDRLTHASGESTFETLARTVPEPTRKLLSATRDDWALGLLIHLEETGPLAARELMETDDKCESTLYGTMSEFRAAGLVEETDVFGERGYKTTARATEALQQLRG is encoded by the coding sequence ATGCGGACGGTCACCGACGACACAGGACGCCACCTCGTACTCATCAGCGAATCGAGCGACGCAAGCCGCGTCCGCGACCCAGAAACCGGCGAGGAGTTCTACGTCGAAAACGACCGTCTCACGCACGCTTCTGGCGAATCCACCTTCGAAACCCTCGCGCGAACGGTCCCCGAACCCACAAGAAAACTCCTCTCTGCGACCCGTGACGACTGGGCGCTTGGCCTGCTCATCCATCTCGAAGAAACCGGCCCGCTCGCCGCCCGCGAACTCATGGAAACGGACGACAAGTGCGAGAGCACGCTGTATGGAACGATGAGCGAGTTTCGCGCGGCTGGCCTCGTCGAAGAAACGGACGTGTTTGGCGAGCGCGGCTACAAAACAACTGCTCGCGCAACCGAGGCGCTACAGCAACTCCGCGGGTAA
- a CDS encoding DUF7322 domain-containing protein, with protein sequence MIDLEEEQSDAWPDEPKEFNPDTDIGPEIPSVKMPSSDVSDIPDDVFRTFWSLVLTFNVALFALSLGAMLMYFRADYWTGGPVFAIGALSLVYGLAKYRAHQNR encoded by the coding sequence GTGATTGACCTAGAGGAAGAGCAATCCGACGCCTGGCCGGATGAGCCAAAGGAGTTCAACCCCGATACGGACATCGGCCCGGAAATCCCCTCGGTCAAAATGCCGAGCTCGGACGTCTCTGACATTCCTGACGACGTTTTTCGCACGTTCTGGTCGCTCGTCCTCACGTTCAACGTCGCCCTGTTCGCCCTCAGCCTCGGTGCGATGTTGATGTACTTCAGAGCCGATTACTGGACCGGCGGCCCCGTGTTCGCCATCGGCGCGCTCTCGCTCGTCTACGGGCTCGCAAAGTACCGCGCCCACCAGAACCGATAA
- a CDS encoding DUF7331 family protein has protein sequence MSNHASPRRQPDSADRPEPAVPDGVETTEVYETEDGIVLYDAENPLAWVQATHAVLLRDVA, from the coding sequence ATGTCAAACCACGCAAGTCCGCGTCGGCAGCCAGATAGCGCTGACAGACCAGAGCCAGCCGTTCCAGACGGAGTCGAGACCACAGAGGTCTATGAGACAGAGGACGGAATCGTGCTCTATGACGCAGAGAATCCACTTGCGTGGGTACAGGCCACGCACGCAGTTCTACTCCGCGACGTGGCATAA
- a CDS encoding DNA-directed DNA polymerase, which produces MTQTGLNQFAADEQDEDRLAAEARAVAGDDGRGAVVVDSAAKKYPDATGTVELTVSQVDYTLVGSGDQEAPMLHVFGRTTENELEHVIVSGFRPYFYAPTASLSDDKLDLDTITGWEEGYESIRGEKLTKIYGRTPRDVGQMRDRFDHFEADILFPNRLLIDKDITSGISVPERRGNDGAIHVPHTEIEAVDVDADLRINTFDIEVEDRNGFPEDGEEPIICLTSHDSFDDEYIMWLYEAPGGERGPDELPDYDPIEGDITFDIRRFEAEDEMLAAFLDYLIETDPDVLTGWNFADFDAPYLLDRLEELERGSEYDLNYNRLSRVDEVWRSDWQGPNIKGRVVFDLLYGYKRTQFTELDSYRLDAVGEVELGIGKERYAGSIGDLWEENPSKLLEYNLRDVELCVELDRKQGIIPFWREVASFVGCKLEDAPTPGDAVDLYVLHKVHGSFALPSKGRAESEDYEGGAVFDPISGVRENVTVLDLKSLYPMCMVTINASPDSKVDSDYDGETFVAPNGTHFRKQPDGIIREMVDELLTEREQKKELRNQNDPDSAEYDRFDRQQAAVKVIMNSLYGVLGWERFRLYDKEMGAAVTATGREVINFTEQSANDLGYNVIYGDTDSIMLSLGPDVDKETAIEQSFEIESHINEAYDAFAREKLNADEHRFQIEFEKLYRRFFQAGKKKRYAGHIIWKEGKDVDDIDITGFEYKRSDIAPITKEVQLRVIEMIVHGEPLEEVKTYVHDIIADFKEGNVNFDDVAIPGGIGKQLDNYDTDTAQVRGAKYANLLLGTNFQRGSKPKRLYLAKVHPSFFRQIEEERGLDPAGMSADELLYGEFKRDPDVICFEYEDQVPPEFHVDWDKMLEKTLQGPIERILEALDISWEEVKSGQEQTGLGSFM; this is translated from the coding sequence ATGACGCAGACGGGGCTCAACCAGTTTGCCGCCGACGAGCAGGACGAAGACCGGCTCGCCGCAGAGGCACGAGCAGTCGCAGGCGACGACGGGAGGGGTGCGGTCGTCGTCGATTCGGCGGCGAAAAAATACCCGGATGCGACGGGCACCGTCGAACTAACGGTCTCGCAAGTCGATTACACGCTCGTCGGGAGTGGCGACCAAGAAGCGCCCATGTTGCACGTGTTCGGGCGCACCACCGAAAACGAGTTAGAACACGTCATCGTCTCTGGCTTCCGCCCCTACTTCTACGCGCCGACAGCGTCGCTATCGGATGATAAACTCGACCTCGACACCATCACCGGCTGGGAGGAGGGCTACGAGAGCATCCGCGGCGAGAAACTGACGAAAATTTACGGGCGCACCCCCCGCGACGTGGGCCAGATGCGCGACCGCTTTGACCACTTCGAGGCGGACATCTTGTTCCCGAATCGCTTGCTCATCGACAAGGACATCACGAGCGGGATTTCCGTGCCTGAGCGTCGTGGCAACGACGGGGCGATTCACGTCCCCCACACCGAAATTGAAGCCGTCGATGTGGACGCAGACCTCCGCATCAACACCTTCGACATTGAGGTCGAAGACCGAAACGGCTTCCCGGAAGACGGCGAGGAGCCGATTATCTGCCTCACCAGCCACGACTCGTTCGACGACGAGTACATCATGTGGCTCTACGAGGCTCCCGGCGGCGAGCGTGGCCCCGATGAACTCCCCGACTACGACCCAATCGAGGGCGACATCACCTTCGACATTCGTCGTTTCGAGGCCGAAGACGAGATGCTCGCCGCATTTCTCGACTACCTCATCGAAACCGACCCGGATGTCCTGACCGGGTGGAATTTCGCGGATTTCGACGCGCCGTATCTCTTAGACCGCCTCGAAGAACTCGAACGCGGCTCTGAGTACGACCTGAACTACAACCGCCTCTCGCGCGTAGACGAAGTCTGGCGCTCTGACTGGCAAGGGCCGAACATCAAAGGACGCGTCGTGTTCGACCTGCTGTACGGCTACAAACGCACGCAGTTCACCGAACTCGACTCCTACCGACTCGACGCGGTTGGTGAAGTCGAACTCGGCATCGGGAAAGAACGCTATGCGGGCAGCATTGGCGATCTTTGGGAGGAAAACCCGTCGAAGCTCCTAGAGTACAACCTGCGCGACGTGGAACTCTGTGTCGAACTCGACCGCAAGCAAGGCATCATCCCCTTCTGGCGCGAGGTGGCGTCGTTCGTCGGGTGTAAACTCGAAGACGCGCCGACGCCGGGCGACGCGGTCGACCTCTACGTGCTCCACAAGGTACACGGGAGTTTCGCGCTACCCTCGAAGGGACGCGCAGAGAGCGAAGACTACGAAGGCGGAGCGGTGTTCGACCCAATCTCGGGCGTCCGCGAGAACGTGACGGTGCTCGACTTGAAGTCGCTGTACCCGATGTGCATGGTCACCATCAACGCCTCGCCCGACTCCAAGGTTGATTCCGACTACGACGGTGAGACGTTCGTCGCACCGAACGGGACGCACTTCCGGAAACAACCGGACGGCATCATCCGGGAGATGGTGGACGAACTGCTCACCGAGCGCGAGCAGAAGAAAGAACTCCGGAACCAGAACGACCCCGATTCTGCGGAGTACGACCGCTTCGACCGCCAGCAGGCGGCGGTCAAGGTCATCATGAACTCGCTATACGGGGTGCTGGGTTGGGAACGTTTCCGCCTCTACGACAAGGAGATGGGCGCGGCGGTGACGGCGACGGGCCGTGAGGTTATCAACTTCACCGAACAGTCCGCGAACGACCTTGGCTACAACGTTATCTACGGCGACACGGACTCCATCATGCTCTCGCTTGGGCCGGACGTGGACAAGGAGACGGCCATCGAACAGTCGTTCGAGATTGAGAGCCACATCAACGAGGCGTACGACGCCTTCGCACGCGAGAAACTGAACGCCGACGAACACCGCTTCCAAATCGAGTTCGAGAAGCTCTATCGCCGGTTCTTCCAGGCGGGCAAGAAAAAGCGGTACGCGGGCCACATCATCTGGAAGGAAGGCAAGGACGTAGACGACATCGACATCACCGGCTTCGAGTACAAGCGTTCTGACATCGCGCCGATTACGAAGGAAGTCCAGCTTCGAGTTATCGAGATGATCGTCCACGGCGAACCGTTAGAGGAGGTCAAAACCTACGTCCACGACATCATCGCAGATTTCAAAGAAGGGAACGTAAATTTCGACGACGTGGCGATTCCCGGTGGTATCGGCAAGCAGTTGGACAACTACGACACCGACACCGCACAGGTGCGCGGGGCGAAGTACGCCAATCTCTTACTCGGCACGAACTTCCAGCGCGGGAGCAAGCCAAAGCGCCTCTACCTCGCAAAGGTCCATCCGTCCTTTTTCCGGCAAATCGAGGAAGAGAGAGGGCTTGACCCAGCGGGAATGAGCGCCGACGAACTCCTCTATGGCGAGTTCAAGCGCGACCCGGACGTCATCTGCTTCGAGTACGAAGACCAAGTTCCCCCAGAGTTCCACGTCGATTGGGATAAGATGCTAGAGAAGACGCTTCAAGGACCTATCGAGCGCATCTTAGAAGCGCTCGACATCTCGTGGGAAGAGGTCAAATCCGGGCAGGAGCAGACTGGGCTTGGCAGCTTCATGTAA
- a CDS encoding ABC transporter ATP-binding protein: MARLEIKNLHAEVAEEDGEQILRGVNLEVKSGEIHALMGPNGSGKSTMAKIIAGHPAYEVTDGEILLHLEADEYADLEEAIPEARRTWNLLELEPPERAALGIFLGFQYPAEIEGVTMVNFLRTALNAKLEEREHLLFGEDDEEAAEEEEESGYSTSPMEGPADDGEVGVAEFQQILKEKMELLDMDEKFAMRYLNAGFSGGEKKQNEVLQAAILEPSIAVLDEIDSGLDIDRLQDVSKGINALRDEVGTGILQITHYQRILDYVEPDHVHIMMDGKVVKSGDASLAEELEDKGYDWIREEVYETA; this comes from the coding sequence ATGGCTAGGCTAGAAATCAAAAACCTACACGCAGAAGTAGCAGAAGAGGACGGCGAGCAGATTCTCCGCGGTGTGAATCTCGAAGTTAAATCCGGCGAGATTCACGCGCTGATGGGACCAAACGGCTCCGGGAAGTCGACGATGGCGAAGATTATCGCCGGTCACCCGGCCTACGAGGTCACCGACGGTGAGATTCTGCTCCACCTCGAAGCAGACGAATACGCCGACTTAGAAGAGGCAATTCCAGAGGCCCGTCGCACCTGGAACCTCCTCGAACTCGAACCACCAGAGCGTGCCGCACTCGGCATCTTCCTCGGCTTCCAGTACCCAGCCGAGATCGAGGGCGTCACGATGGTCAACTTCCTTCGCACCGCACTCAACGCGAAACTCGAAGAGCGCGAACACCTCCTGTTCGGTGAGGACGACGAGGAAGCAGCCGAAGAAGAAGAAGAATCCGGCTACTCCACCTCCCCGATGGAAGGACCAGCAGACGACGGCGAAGTCGGCGTCGCTGAGTTCCAGCAGATCCTCAAAGAAAAGATGGAACTCCTCGACATGGACGAGAAGTTCGCCATGCGCTACCTGAACGCCGGGTTCTCCGGCGGCGAGAAAAAGCAGAACGAAGTGCTTCAGGCAGCCATCCTCGAACCGTCCATCGCCGTGCTCGACGAAATCGACTCCGGGCTGGACATCGACCGCCTGCAGGACGTCTCGAAGGGCATCAACGCGCTCCGTGACGAGGTCGGGACGGGCATCCTCCAGATTACCCACTACCAGCGCATCCTCGACTACGTCGAGCCTGACCACGTCCACATCATGATGGACGGGAAGGTCGTAAAGAGCGGCGACGCGTCGCTCGCAGAGGAACTCGAAGACAAAGGGTACGACTGGATTCGCGAAGAAGTCTACGAGACAGCGTAA
- the sufB gene encoding Fe-S cluster assembly protein SufB, whose amino-acid sequence MSSQEDHLKKTDTEARFEFKKEQKSAFKTEKGLNEETIRLISEDKDEPEWMFERRLRALKQFQKMPMPTDWPGQPDLTELDINEIVPYIRPDVETRGGVDNWDELPEEIRDTFDKLGIPEAERKALSGVGAQYESEIVYQNMQEQWEEKGVIFCNMDQAVREHPEIVKEYFMTKCVPPSDNKFAALHGAVWSGGSFVYVPEDVTVEMPVQAYFRMNSEGMGQFEHTLIIAEKNSEVHYIEGCSAPKYGVHNLHSGGVEVFVKEGAHVQYSTVQNWSKNTFNLNTKRAIVEKNGTMEWVSGSMGSKATMLYPATILKGPGARDNHITIAFAGKGQNIDTGAKVYHNAPNTKSTIESKSISKDGGRTNYRGLVHISRGATGSSTSVECDALMFDNQSTSDTMPYMEIQESQVDVAHEATVGKIGDEDIFYLQSRGLDDDEAKQMIVAGFIEPITEELPIEYAVELNRLIELEMEGSLG is encoded by the coding sequence ATGAGTTCACAAGAAGACCACCTCAAGAAAACCGACACCGAGGCCCGCTTCGAGTTCAAAAAGGAGCAGAAGTCGGCGTTCAAAACGGAAAAAGGCCTCAATGAAGAGACAATTCGTCTCATCAGCGAAGACAAAGACGAGCCCGAATGGATGTTCGAGCGTCGTCTGCGCGCGCTGAAGCAGTTCCAGAAGATGCCGATGCCGACCGACTGGCCGGGCCAGCCCGACCTGACGGAGCTCGACATCAACGAGATTGTCCCGTACATCCGCCCGGACGTGGAGACACGCGGCGGTGTCGACAACTGGGACGAACTGCCAGAGGAGATTCGAGACACGTTCGACAAACTCGGCATTCCGGAAGCTGAACGCAAGGCGCTCTCGGGCGTCGGTGCGCAGTACGAATCCGAGATTGTCTACCAGAACATGCAAGAGCAGTGGGAGGAAAAGGGCGTCATCTTCTGCAACATGGACCAAGCGGTCCGTGAACACCCAGAGATCGTCAAAGAGTACTTCATGACCAAATGCGTGCCGCCAAGCGACAACAAGTTCGCGGCACTCCACGGTGCGGTCTGGTCCGGTGGCTCGTTCGTTTACGTCCCAGAGGACGTAACCGTCGAGATGCCAGTCCAGGCGTACTTCCGCATGAACTCGGAGGGGATGGGCCAGTTCGAACACACGCTCATCATCGCAGAGAAGAACTCCGAAGTCCACTACATCGAAGGCTGTTCGGCACCGAAGTACGGTGTCCACAACCTCCACTCCGGTGGCGTCGAAGTGTTCGTCAAAGAGGGCGCACACGTCCAGTACTCGACCGTCCAGAACTGGTCGAAGAACACGTTCAACCTCAACACGAAACGCGCCATCGTCGAGAAGAACGGGACGATGGAGTGGGTCTCCGGGTCGATGGGGTCAAAAGCAACGATGCTCTACCCCGCGACCATCCTCAAAGGCCCCGGTGCGCGTGACAACCACATCACGATTGCATTCGCTGGCAAGGGCCAGAACATCGACACCGGCGCGAAGGTGTACCACAATGCGCCAAACACGAAGTCCACCATCGAGTCCAAGTCCATCAGCAAGGACGGCGGCCGCACGAACTACCGTGGCCTCGTCCACATCTCTCGGGGAGCAACCGGCTCCTCTACGAGTGTCGAGTGTGACGCGCTGATGTTCGACAACCAGTCCACCTCGGACACGATGCCATACATGGAGATTCAAGAGTCCCAAGTCGACGTTGCCCACGAGGCAACCGTCGGGAAAATCGGCGACGAGGACATCTTCTACCTCCAGAGCCGTGGGCTCGATGATGACGAAGCAAAGCAGATGATTGTCGCCGGGTTCATCGAACCCATCACGGAAGAACTGCCAATCGAGTACGCCGTTGAGCTGAACCGGCTCATCGAACTCGAAATGGAGGGCAGCCTCGGATAA